AAAATGGACAGAAGGGTCAGGAGGGAACTGCGATGGCGCTTGCGATCCTCTACGTCCACCTTGTCGCCGCCATGTTCTGGGTCGGGGAGATGCTCGTCCTGGCGCTGATCGTGACACCGGTTGCCGCGAAGCTTGGCGACCCTGCGAAGCGCGCAGCGTTTTACCAGACGATCGGTCGACAGTCGCGGCCATGGATGCTCGGCGCGCTCGGCCTGCTGCTGCTGACGGGCGTGGGCAACCTGTGGGCCATGGGCTTGACCTGGAGCCAGCTGACGTCTGCGAGCTTCTACGGAACCCCGTTCGGCCGCGTGCTCGCGTGGAAGCTCGCCTTCGTGGCTGTGATTCTCGTCGTGACGATCGTGCATGACGTGGCGATGCGACGGTTGGGCGCCAACCGTGACCAGCGGCCGCTGACGCCTCAGGAGCGCTCGCGCTACAGGATGTTGGGCAGTTGGGTCGGTCGCGTGAATCTTCTTTTGGGACTCGTCGTCGTGTACCTCGGGTTGCGCCTCGTCTTTGGGGGATAAGGGCGCGGCGGACCGCGGCTTGCGCCTGCGTGGGCGCGTAATCGGCTACCTGCTTCTTAAGTTGACATAATGTATCTTATCGGAAGTGGAGACCGAGGTCCGAATTGCAAGCCGGCGGGATCGGTCGTCGACGCGTTGCAAGGCGGCGCGGTGCCGCGGTGACTGCGCCGGTGATCATGACAACGCCTCTCACCTCGAACGCGGAC
Above is a genomic segment from Clostridia bacterium containing:
- a CDS encoding CopD family protein, yielding MALAILYVHLVAAMFWVGEMLVLALIVTPVAAKLGDPAKRAAFYQTIGRQSRPWMLGALGLLLLTGVGNLWAMGLTWSQLTSASFYGTPFGRVLAWKLAFVAVILVVTIVHDVAMRRLGANRDQRPLTPQERSRYRMLGSWVGRVNLLLGLVVVYLGLRLVFGG